The region ATTTTATGATGATAAAAAATTTAAAAAATTAATACAGAATGTATCAGAATATTCTACTTCTAGGCGCTTCATTAGAGAGTGATAATAAGGGTGTTAATGCTTTGGGAATAGGGGCAATAACATTATTGAAAAATAATTTTCCTAACGCAAAGATTAATTTACTTTGTATTGGGGAAGCAGAAAGTAAAATATTCTCATTAAATGTAAACGATGCAAAGATAAATGTACCCGTAAATTATTTTTCAAAAAAAGAAGTTTTAAAGGGACTTTTTGAGGCTTATCTACACATTATTTTTGCAATTAAACCAACTTCGAAAGTTACCTCTTTTATTGGTACACATGATATCGTGTTTGACATTAACGAGGGTGATAGTTTTAGTGATTTATATGGATTAAAAAGAATTTTAAGACATTTTTCAGATTCTAAATTGATCTTGCTTTTAGGTAAACCATTAGTTTTTTTACCACAAACAATTGGGCCGTTTGGCTCTAAAGTTGGTAAATTTCTGGGAGGACATATTCTTAAAAGATTGAATAAATTATATGTTCGAGACACCAAAGCCTATGATTTTATAGATAGTTTAAACGTTAAAAAGGAACTCTCAATTGATATGGCAGTTTATGTTAACAAGGTTTCAGTGGGTATGCAAGTTCAAAATAATACTATCGGAATAAATATAAATGGTTTAATGTATTTAAATAATTATGAAAATTTAAAAGGTCAGTATGAAAGTTATCCTACATTAATATCTGATTTAATCGATAGATTAATTACTGAGGGTTTTAAAGTGCTACTAATACCCCATGTATACAATCAAAAAGATCCCAAAAGTGAGGATGATCTCGTAGCAATTAAAAGCATTATCAAAAAGAAAAACGCTTTAAAAGAGTCTCTTTCATATGTTGATAAAGATCATGATGCGCAAGAATTAAAAGCAATTATATCAGGAACAGATTTTTTTATTGGGTCTAGAATGCATTCCTGTATTGCGGGTTTATCTACCTCTGTGCCTACAATAGGGTTGGCTTATAGCTATAAATTTGAAGGTACTTTTAGCATGTTTAATCAACAAGATCATGTAATAAATATAAGTGATTTAAAAACTGAAGGTATTAGCAAGGTCATTGAAAATATTATGCAAAAAGTACATGTAAGAAGTGAAACTAAAGATCTTTTGATTGCTAGTAATCAAAGAAAATTACTAAAAATTGAATTAAGTTAGTATGCTCAAAGACGTAGTGATAAAAAATGATTTATGCACAGGTTGTGGTCTTTGCGAAGCTGTTTTTGGTAAAGAGAACATAAAAATTAAGTTCAATGAAGAAGGATTTTTAAGACCATCGGGTTCTTATAAATTAAATTCTGATGAAGAAGATTTATTTGAAAAAATTTGCCCTGGAATTAATACGAAGCACAACGAATCAATAAAAGATAAAGGATACGATAGTTTTTTAGGACCTTATATTTCTATTCATTCTGGGTATGCTACAGATGCTCAACAACGATTTTCTGGATCTTCTGGTGGCGGTTTAACGGCATTGGCTTCTTATTTATTAGATTCCTCAAAGGTAGATTGCGTTCTTCATATGGGTTTTAATGAATCTAAACCCTATTTAAATGAATTTAAAGTAAGCAGAACTGCGAGCGAAGTATTAAATAATTCAGGATCAAGATATGCACCTTCTGCAACATTAATAGATTTAGTTGGTATTGTTAAAAAGTATCAAAAAATAGCCATAATTGGTAAACCTTGTGATATCGTAGGGGTCAGAAATTATATGAAAAATAATGAGCTAGCGAAAAGTAATATAAAGTATTTATTATCTTTTATGTGTGCCGGTGTTCCGAGTCAGAAAGGAACACAAAAACTTATACAAGGATTTAATTTAAAAGAGGAAAATATTTCTGAATTAAGATATCGAGGAGACGGATGGCCAGGATATTTTAAGGTGAAGGATAAACAAGGAAAGGTTCAAAAAATGACTTACAATGATTCTTGGGGTAATGTCTTGAATCGTTATTTACAATTTAGATGCAAAATATGTCCAGATGGCACAGGAGAGTTTGCAGATATTACTTTTGCCGATGCTTGGGCATCCTCTAAAAGCGGTTATCCTTCTTTTGAGGAAAAAGACGGAAAAAGTTTAATCATCCCGAGAACAGGATTAGGTGAAAAATTGCTCAATGATGCGGTTTTAGAAGGGTATCTGCGTATTCATGCAGAACACAGTTTAAAAGAAGTAGCGCTAATGCAGCCGTATCAAAAGCAAAGAAAACAAAATATGATTGTAAGGTACTTGGCCTTAAAAATGTTCGGAAGAAATACTCCAAACTACAATAGAAAATTATTAATAGCCAATGCTTTTAGAGAAAACCCGATTACCTTACTTAAAAATTTTCTAGGAATGGTGAAAAGAATCATCTAAATATTACTGTCAATATAAAAAAAACTTAAAAATATTTTCGGAATTTATTTTGTTATGGAGTTTAATTCATGGGTAGAATACTCGTTATTATCAAATGATAAATAGCACAACTACAGATAGGTTAAAATTTATTGACAAGAAATTAACATAGTAGTTTCCCAAGATTTCATGGAAAAAGATTCATTAGGATAAAAAGAGGATACAAAATTATATATGCAACTTTCAATTATTATTGTAAATTATAACGGCAAACATTATTTAAAGGATTGTTTAGAATCAATCTATGTTCATTGTTCTTCATTTTCTTATGAAATTATTATGGTTGATAACAATTCTACCGATGGAAGTCAAGAATATATTACCTTAAATTATCCTGAAATAAAATTATTTCAAGAAAAGCAGAATTTAGGATTTGGAAAAGCGAATAACCTTGGTGTTCAGTATTCTAACGGAAATAATATTCTCTTATTAAATAATGATACGATTCTTTTACATGATATTTATCCAGTTCTTAAGGAGGTTAAAAAGGAAGAAATTGGGGTTGTCGGAATTTATATGTTCAATGCAGATAGGCAGTATACATCTTCTGTGGGTAAATTCCCAAAACCTTTAGATTTGATAAGGTTATCAAATTTAAATGAAAAAAGAGAGGAATTTATAACGGGTAAATTTGATAAAAATAGCTACGAAGTTGATTGGGTTTCTGGATCTTTTATGATGATAAAAAGAAAAGATTGGAATTTAATTGGAGGTTTTGATGAAGATTTTTTTATGTACGTAGAAGATGTGGATTTATGCAAAAGAATTCATAATCTGGGGAAAAAAATTATTTTTTTATCAAAGATCTCTTATGTTCATTTTATCGGATTTAATACATCAAGGGAAATAAAACTCATTACAGGATATAAATTATTTAGTGCGAAGCATTTTAATTTAGTAAGTAGTATTTTAGCCGAAATTTGTTTGAAAATTAATTATGTCTACAAAAAAAGGTTTAAAAATATTCGTTGATGGTTACTTATTAAATAAAGAACATCAAGGGACAAAGACCTATATTAGAGAACTATATTTGGAGTTTGCTGCACAGAATCCAGATATTTTAATTGTTTTTGGATGTTTTAAAGATCCAAGTATTGAAAAAGAATTTTCTGAATTTAAAAACATTCGATTTATCTATTTTCAGCAGTCTAGTAGGGTTTTAAGAATGTTTTTTGAAATACCAAAGATTATTAAGGAACAACAGTTCGATTTTGCTCATTTTCAATATGTAATTCCTTTTTTAAAAAGTAAATCTTGTAAATATATCGTTACAATTCATGATGTTTTATTTAATGATTTTAAAGCGTATTTTTCGTATCAATATCGATTAAAAAGAAACTTTTTATTTAAGTATAGTGCCAAAAAATCAGATTTTTTATTAACGGTCTCTAACTATTCAAAAGAAAGGATAAAAGAATATTATAAACTTCGAAACAAAAAAATTTTAATAACACCTAATGGTGTAAATAAAAGTTTTTTTCTATCCTATAGCAAGAAAGATGCGATAAATTATATTCAAAATAAATTCGGAATTAAAGACTATATTCTTTATGTAAGTAGAATAGAGCCTAGAAAAAATCAACAAGGTTTATTAAAAGCTTTTTTTGATTTAGAAGAAACGAATACCCAAATAGTATTTATTGGTGTAAAGTCCTTGAATAATAAAGAGCTTATCAGTTTAATTGCAAGTTTAAGTGCAGCGCAGAAAAAGAGGGTACACATCTTAAAAAATATTTCAGACAGTGATTTGTTATTGTTTTATCAAGCGGCAAAAGTTTTTGCGTATCCAACTTTTGCAGAGGGTTTTGGAATTCCGCCTTTAGAAGCAGCTGCTTTAAGAATACCAGTACTTTGTTCTAATAGAACAGCCATGAAAGATTTTGATTTCTTTAGTCCGTATTTTATAGATTTTAATGATTTAGATGCAACAACAAAAAGTTTAAGTAAAATTCTTAAAACTCAAAACCCAGTTCATTTAAATAAAATTCAAACTTTGATAAAAGATACTTATAACTGGGAGGTATCATCTAAAGTTTTAACTTCAATTATAAAAAAGAAAACTTAAAAACTGTATTTAAAAATAGTTAGTTTAAACGCCATATAATTATGCTAAATCAAAAATAATTAATTGGTAAAACATAAAAATTTTTAATATAGCAATGTATATTCGCTTATTCAAAAGTTACAATAGTTTTAAGAATAATTTTAACGCTATTAAAATTATAAAAAATGAATTTTATTGTTAAAAATTAGTACACATAAAACATACCTTTCTCTAATTCTATTAGCATTAATTTCAATTTCAATATTCGAAATAAATTATTTATTACTTATAATCACTTTTTTTATTTATTATTCTAAAATATCTAAAGACTTAGTTGTTATTGTATTATTTCTTGCAAGTATTGTTGTTTTAGCATGTATATCCTCTTTATTTAACAACTATGTTGTCTATGATTGGATAAAAGATTTAGCCTATTTTACAAGACCCATAGCGGCAATTTTGGCGGGATATTTAGTTTCTAAAAAGATTAAT is a window of Polaribacter litorisediminis DNA encoding:
- a CDS encoding glycosyltransferase family 4 protein, which translates into the protein MSTKKGLKIFVDGYLLNKEHQGTKTYIRELYLEFAAQNPDILIVFGCFKDPSIEKEFSEFKNIRFIYFQQSSRVLRMFFEIPKIIKEQQFDFAHFQYVIPFLKSKSCKYIVTIHDVLFNDFKAYFSYQYRLKRNFLFKYSAKKSDFLLTVSNYSKERIKEYYKLRNKKILITPNGVNKSFFLSYSKKDAINYIQNKFGIKDYILYVSRIEPRKNQQGLLKAFFDLEETNTQIVFIGVKSLNNKELISLIASLSAAQKKRVHILKNISDSDLLLFYQAAKVFAYPTFAEGFGIPPLEAAALRIPVLCSNRTAMKDFDFFSPYFIDFNDLDATTKSLSKILKTQNPVHLNKIQTLIKDTYNWEVSSKVLTSIIKKKT
- a CDS encoding polysaccharide pyruvyl transferase family protein, translated to MYQNILLLGASLESDNKGVNALGIGAITLLKNNFPNAKINLLCIGEAESKIFSLNVNDAKINVPVNYFSKKEVLKGLFEAYLHIIFAIKPTSKVTSFIGTHDIVFDINEGDSFSDLYGLKRILRHFSDSKLILLLGKPLVFLPQTIGPFGSKVGKFLGGHILKRLNKLYVRDTKAYDFIDSLNVKKELSIDMAVYVNKVSVGMQVQNNTIGININGLMYLNNYENLKGQYESYPTLISDLIDRLITEGFKVLLIPHVYNQKDPKSEDDLVAIKSIIKKKNALKESLSYVDKDHDAQELKAIISGTDFFIGSRMHSCIAGLSTSVPTIGLAYSYKFEGTFSMFNQQDHVINISDLKTEGISKVIENIMQKVHVRSETKDLLIASNQRKLLKIELS
- a CDS encoding glycosyltransferase family 2 protein; this translates as MQLSIIIVNYNGKHYLKDCLESIYVHCSSFSYEIIMVDNNSTDGSQEYITLNYPEIKLFQEKQNLGFGKANNLGVQYSNGNNILLLNNDTILLHDIYPVLKEVKKEEIGVVGIYMFNADRQYTSSVGKFPKPLDLIRLSNLNEKREEFITGKFDKNSYEVDWVSGSFMMIKRKDWNLIGGFDEDFFMYVEDVDLCKRIHNLGKKIIFLSKISYVHFIGFNTSREIKLITGYKLFSAKHFNLVSSILAEICLKINYVYKKRFKNIR
- a CDS encoding Coenzyme F420 hydrogenase/dehydrogenase, beta subunit C-terminal domain translates to MLKDVVIKNDLCTGCGLCEAVFGKENIKIKFNEEGFLRPSGSYKLNSDEEDLFEKICPGINTKHNESIKDKGYDSFLGPYISIHSGYATDAQQRFSGSSGGGLTALASYLLDSSKVDCVLHMGFNESKPYLNEFKVSRTASEVLNNSGSRYAPSATLIDLVGIVKKYQKIAIIGKPCDIVGVRNYMKNNELAKSNIKYLLSFMCAGVPSQKGTQKLIQGFNLKEENISELRYRGDGWPGYFKVKDKQGKVQKMTYNDSWGNVLNRYLQFRCKICPDGTGEFADITFADAWASSKSGYPSFEEKDGKSLIIPRTGLGEKLLNDAVLEGYLRIHAEHSLKEVALMQPYQKQRKQNMIVRYLALKMFGRNTPNYNRKLLIANAFRENPITLLKNFLGMVKRII